The sequence ccgtctcattaGAGTTTTTGCCATTAATTTCCCTCCTAAGACCCATATTGTTTCCCACGCTAAATTATTTCCCTCATAATTCCCCCTCTAATTTATTTCATTCACGTTATTTTTCCCCAAAATCCAAATTACTTTTCCCTAATTTCCTTCTCCATTGCTCTGCGTTTGCTCTTCACCGCGCGTTGCCTCCTCTTCACGCCGATTTTGTCAATTCCTCTTGACCATCTTCTTCTTTCATCAACGAGGTAATTTCTCATGTTCTCTTTTCAATTCTGGTAACTTCTCTGAAATTAAGTTTGATTACCGGTGGTTTCCCTTTTCTCATTCTCGTAACTTttatgagacaaaagtttattgattatctttgttaaaatttgataagaaaAGAGAGGATTGATTTTTGTTCTTGTTCTAGTACAATATATATtgagaagaaaagagaaatattaAATACAAGTATAATGATTTTGTACGAGATAGGTGGAGTACGAGCAGTAAATTGAGAATAAGGGAAGAGTCACCTTTGAAATAGGTGGAGTACTACGACACGTAGCCCCTTTTCTTTTATGAAACTATTTTACTTTAATTCCCTCGGCATTGTAAACTAGATTAAAAGAAATTTCAAGGCTAAAAGGAAAACATACAAGATTTGGACCCTTACACGACAGTAAGATTTGTGATTTTGTCAATCTAATTTTGTGGTGAACAAAGTAAGTTGAAAATAATGGTAGATGGCAAGATGAGCATGATTTCATATCAGTGCTCATCAGTCGCTTTTGTATAATCTTGAGCTTCTACCATGACCAATGCAATTGTgcttaaaatttgtttttttattgagAGATGATGCCAATATTAAGACTCATGTTGGTACTGTTTGGCAGTCTTGTTATATTTATCTCTGATTGAGGTTTTTCCGTGCAGCCAATGTATATCATCGATatttaaaaccaaaaaaaattctgaaaaacGCAAATTGTAAACTCAAGATATGCGATTTTGGTCTGGCAAGAGTTGCATTTAATGACTCCTACAACAATATTTTGGACGGTATGCAAATAAAATTCACTTTATTGTTCATTACTCTCGAATCATCCTTATGGATGATTGATTTAGGAGTTTAGAAAGATCAAGTTTTTTGGTGTGTTGTCTGTAGTTATCGGATTTCATATGATTACTTGGTTATTTTGTTTGGAAAGTGTTGCAGACATGTCAATTTCATGTGCCAGCTGAATCttccttatatattttaattttgtgaAAATGCATTAGTAGCGGGAAGAACATTTCATAAAATGACTGTTCTGGGTGCTTTAGTGCTACTTTGGTTTTACTTGAATTCATGGTTGACATTTATGGCTAATAATATGGATTCTGGAGCGGGTAGCTATAGGTTAAAATTATCCTTATTTTAATTTGCAAAGCTTTTGAAGTTGTTTAGTTTGTTGAGGAATTACGGTTTATAGAATCTCACCAACATTAAGGCAGCTGAGCAGATTTGTTTAATCTTCGGAGGAATCGAGTGAAATTTAGCTCACATTTTTCATTTGCAAAGTTTTGAAGCCACATTTATGATTTTGATGGCACCCAACCATTTTACTATGCCTTAGCTTAGCACAATCTGTGACACAAGACGATTTTCATTAGTTGATTGGGAGTTGGGGCCCAGTTGCTCAAAGCTCTCACAAAGTTCATGTGTCTTTGTCTAGGTTCACatcccaaaatattgaacgagATGGTCCTGAGCATTTCCATTTTCCACTGTTTGCAGGGTCTTTATGCGAAGTATGGATGTAACGTTCCTTTGATTTTAGTTAATGAATCTAGTTCACATGATGGTATAATGAAGGTAACTTCATTTTTTGCTTCCGCTGGAATTTATTTATGTTCGAAATTTACAGATGCTGCTTGTTTCGTGATAGGTCTTGGAAAAACATTCAATTGAGAAAATCCATGATTGAAGATGGTTTGTGTTTTGATGCTTTAGGTGCCTCTGCGTGATTTATTCCGTATAGGACTCTCTTTTATTATCCTTAGTTTTTATGTTCATTTTGGAGATTATCAAATTTACTATGTCCTACAGGGCAAAATCATTTTCTCATGTAATTGTCTCAGATGCATTGGATTACTTGTTTCCAAAATATCTCAACAGAACTCTTCCTGAATTAGCAAGGTATGAGCAGATGGTGTTGTCATTTCACAGGTACAGGATATGATGCCATATGCTCACAAGATTTTGGGCATTTCTAAAGTAGCACATGACTTGGCTTGCCTCAATAACCATGTCTTACACTTGTGCCTGTGGGAGAAAGTCCTTAAGTATTCTCCTGGTGTTGCGTTTCTTTTCCTCTTGCGTAAATGAAATGGTGAGAGTAAGAATACAGTGCTTTCTATGGTTAAAACTGGGATTACATGAGGCCATTAATTTTCATGCCATTCAAAGTTTTGCAACCCTCATCCACTTGTTCTCATACATGTTGCACGTTGATAAGATTGTTATTTATTGATGCTTTATGGCATTTAAATTTTCACACTGACAAGTGCTGATATATCAAGGTTTCTATTTGTTTGTATCTTTGTTAAGTAATAGACATACGGAGTATCGACTGCATTTTTGCTGAAGTTTTGACTGGGAAGCAACTTATTCCTGAAAATAATGTTGTTCACCAACTGGATCTGATAACCGATTTTCTCGGCACACCTTCAATGGATACCATTTCTCGAGTATGCATCACTGAAATCTATTTAGTACTATCAATAGTTTTACAATTTACAAGaaaacaagtttttttttaaaatcttgttTTCTTGTTAAGTTGTGCAATGAAAAGGCTGGGAGACATCCTACAAGCATGAGGAAGTAGCAACTTGTTCCCTTTGGGCAGAAATTTCCAAATTTTGATCCTTTAGCCGTTCGATTTGGAGAAGTTGCTTGCTTTTGATCCCAAGGACCGTCCAACTACTAAATCTTTTTTGGTGTATTTTTTGGTGGATAGATACTTAGAAGTAACAAGTTTGTATGTTGGAAATACAAATATGACAATCATGTATCAAGATTTTAGATtcaatgaaaattttatttatgtttcaaGTTAATTTGCTATCTATGCGATTGAGGTGTGAAAATGACTATTTATTTCGTGATACGGAATTTTTTGGTGTCTTGATAAAGCATCAAAACTAATACGTAGCAATTAGATATGTGATTGTAAAGCTAATAAGTGACATTTCAAAATGTTCTTATAAAAAACAAATAATGACACTTTTAAATGTTCATATAAATTAACATAAGAGACATTTATATATGTCAAAATAGTCTAGTTAAAATTACATTTTAAACTGacattataaattatttatagtgACACTTTTTATTgtcattataaataaatatataagacAAACATATATGTCATTACAAATGATTTTTCTTGACattttatgttgtcttgaaatccTTAATTCGTGACACTTATAAAGTCGGTATTAATATGTTATCTTGACATTacaaaatatcacaaaatataAGACGACATTAAAATAGAGGACATTTATCGTGAGTGTCACCAAAACTTTAATGTCATCAAAAATTTCATATAAGAGCATTTATGTGTGTCATTAAAAGCCATTATTCTTGTAAGGTATATGCTGAAAAATCTAGTATGAGATCACATATTCGATATACCTTTTTACAGAGGGAATTTAATTTTCACTTAGCTCATATACAAGTCTCCTTTGATGACTACATGAATATCgttgttattttattattactAGAGTAATATTATATTCTAATCGATTTGCGCTTTAACAGAACTGAAAGataaaggaaaaacgatagcaTTTTGTGTAATCATGTGATTTGATTTGTTCAGATATTGTATGATGGGGAATCGTGTGAATCTCATCGGTATTTGATATTTGATGTGGCAAATGAATTGTTGTTATGTTTTCGAGAATttagaaaaacaaaaattaGTTTTGATAGGGAATTAAATGTGTAACTAATAACTATAAGATGTTGACATATTTTAATGGAATAATCGTCGATTGATAATAGCAAATGAAGCGTAATCGTCAAATGACGATAGCAAATGAAATATCAAATGCATcgagattattattattattattattattattattattattattattattattattattattattattattattattattattattattattattattattattattattattattatgtctttttgatttcaatttttaaaatgagaacttgttcttttaaaattttatacaaTCAACGcacttaaattatgttttttttcatttaacaTTTTAAACGAGAATTTAGATATGTTTAATTCAATACATTTAATTGCATATTAAatgagaaaaagagaagataaaCAATCAATCAATCACAAACATAGAGAGAGGGGAAAAAATAAGTTAATAACCTCTAGCTCAATCacaaaaaataagaagaaattaaagtAGTTGTTCAACAACCTCTTTTACtataaaaaacatttttataaaataattatccaaaattatatttaaaaaaactgcaattttgattctatatatttgtcactttgcgatttcggttaTCTATGTTTTCATGTTTCAGTTTTAATCctgcatattttaatttttggcaattttagtcttttttattcaaaaatgcttacgAGACACTCTACATGCCAGATTCACATCAGCACCGCATTGGTGCCACATCAACGTCATATCGAATAAACGACTAAAATTTCGAAAAAAATAGGACTacaactgaaatctgaaaacataAAGTACCAAAATCAGATAATGACAAACCtacaaaactaaaaaaataattttcccttatatttattcttgaaaaaaaataaaatattttataatattaaaaaaacgtTTTTAtgaaaacattttaaaaataaatgtcccaaaaaaatcccaaaaaaatttataataacaaGATTAAAATACATTGccattataatataaataacatCTTGACTCGTCTACGTACCTCGTCAACAAATTTTTCGCCTAAAAATTTTTCCCCCTCGAGATGAAAACCTGGATCCGATGACTGCTCGATGGATTTTTCAGACAGAATGCTTTTTGTTTTTTAGATTCTTTGGGACCAGttaatatatatgaaaattacGTGACATCAAGTGAAATAATGTCACGTTTCTGCACGTATtacttaaatttatttatttatatatattatttaaatacaaGTACGGTCCGAAAGAGGACTCGAACGACGATTTGGTAACTTTTTatctaataattattttaaactatCTTTGTACTATTTTCGACAgaaaaatattcaattaatataatataatattcctcTTCAAATGACACATGATTCGTAGCATCTGTCTGCCTCTCTCTGACTCTGCTCTCTCATTCTTTTCTTCTCCACCTTTTCGGTTTCACCCCACCCAACTTTCCCTTCGCCAGCCCAGAAAAACAACAgtcaaattcttgattttatctCACTCTTACACCTCATCTGATCTACATTTCGAGGCGGATTCCAGATTCTTGGAACAGCCCACAAAAATGAAGGTCCGATTCTTGATCCCTTCCTCCCCACCTCTGTATTCTTGGTGCTGCTGATGATTGATTTCGAgttcgagtttccctttttgcACTTGCGTATCTTTTGgcatttctttttgttttttaatctACAAGAAGATATGTAGCTTTGGCTAAAGTGGGATTCTTTGGAAAGTATTGTTATCTTTTATCAACATGTTTTTTCAGGTGGTTTGGTTGAATGGTTAAAACTCGAAAGCAAAAGCTTTATTCGGTTTAATTTTTAgctttttttttgtgtttagtTAATTTTTACGTGGTCtttcttgttttatttttggGAACTTTTCAGAAGTTTGTATTGAAATTGGATTTACAAGATGGGAAAGACAAGAGGAAGGCTTTAAAAACTGTCTCAACTCTTTCAGGTATGGATATTGATTTTTTGTGCTGTTTCATTATCACCATGACCAAATTAATCTAATAGTTTTATGTGTCATTGAGATTTTTTTTCGATTTCGTGTAACATTTGTTTGGATTTGTTATTTTAAATCTACTGATTGTTTACTAcatcattattatataataaaacagaCGCTTGTGGTTATCTGTCATTGCTAGTATAATTGATTTGTTGCTAAATTGCTTTGCAAATGCCACACATGTATTCAGAAGGAAGATAGGGTCATAAATGGTGTGATTTTGGAGGAGAAAAAAGAGATTATTTTGGTAGATATGGTGTTAAACGCGTGTATTGTTGTAAcgaaaagaaaatagaagatTGCCAATTTGAGAATCTAGGAAATAAACTAGGCAATTGTGCAATGGCCTTTTCAGATTACATTAATGTATCGATAATGTTGACAACTTTTGCATAGATAAATCTACTGGTTTCACATGCAAGTTCTCTGAAAATGACATTGCCTTTTCTGTTGAAACTAAGAAGTAAGAAGTAACTTTAGGCTATTTAAGTGAAGAAAATAAGTGGCATCTAACGAAATAGCCATGCTCGTTGATATCACCTCGATTTGTTGCATTTGGGGTGagaaatttatttcattttaataCAAATTAGTTTAACCATTATAATGTGAGGGGTGATTGCCCCCACCTTGCCAAGAATAATACTTAGTCTGTAAGCGAAGCACATGTGCATTAACATGTGAAAGAATGAAGCTGTTTGCTTGTAAATATCTATCGTTCTGTCCGCAACTGTACTAGTATAAGTAGATAATAGACTCGAAACGATTTTTAAGTTCATTGGTTTAATTTGGTTTTTCCTTGTAACACCTCATGTGATGGAACTCTTCTCCTGGTTTTATGACCTAACAGGGGCAAAAGAGACTAACAGGTGAGCTGTTATATACTCATATATTAATCGTGCTGAACTTGATATTTTTTGTTGTAGGAATCGATGAAATCAGCATTGATGTGAAAGGGAAAAAACTAACAGTGATCGGAACGGTTGATCCCGTGAGTGTGGTGAGCAAATTAAGGAAAAAGAATTGGACAGCGGACATCATCACCGTTGGACCAGCCAAAGAACCTGAGAAGAAAGAGGAGCCAAAGAAAGAAGAACCCAAAAAAGAGGAGCCGAAGAAAGAAGAACCCAAGAAAGAGGAGCCGAAGAAAGAAGAACCCAAGAAAGATGAGGCAAAGAAAGAAGAGCCCAAGAAAGAAGAAGTCAAGAAGGACGAGAGAAAGACTGAACCGGAGGTACTGGTCGGGCCAGTGATGCCATACAAGGCTTACTACCCTCCGATGAACACGTACTACTACGTGCATCACAGCATGGAAGAGAACCCAAACGCTTGTGTTATCTGCTAAAGTATGCTAAAATAAGTAGAGGGGGTTCTATTCCTTTTTTTCTTGATCATGGTTTTGTTTAAAACCTATGCAAATCCGAAGGAAAAACTTCATAAACAAACTAATTCTACTGTTATATTAATTGTCATGGAAGGACGCTAGCTTGTCAAGGACCTTGTTATGTGTATAGAATTAAATAAAGTTTTGATCGATCATCATTCTTGGTGCATTGTTTAAGTTcaatatatatcattttcaCCATCCTTGCCCATAATTTTGTTCAAGAGATGTGCCACAGGTACCCTGTATAGTTGAAATCTTTGATGTAAAGTTGCACTTGTGCACGTAATTAATTGTCTTTGTTTCTTTCTTGTTCACGAATAAAATTTAAGGCGCactatgatggaggtggtgatCATGATTGGTTTT comes from Henckelia pumila isolate YLH828 chromosome 4, ASM3356847v2, whole genome shotgun sequence and encodes:
- the LOC140864954 gene encoding heavy metal-associated isoprenylated plant protein 39, coding for MKKFVLKLDLQDGKDKRKALKTVSTLSGIDEISIDVKGKKLTVIGTVDPVSVVSKLRKKNWTADIITVGPAKEPEKKEEPKKEEPKKEEPKKEEPKKEEPKKEEPKKDEAKKEEPKKEEVKKDERKTEPEVLVGPVMPYKAYYPPMNTYYYVHHSMEENPNACVIC